Sequence from the Rhizobium etli CFN 42 genome:
GACGCCAAGTCACCCGCACTGCGGCGACGCCTTGACGCGATGATTCTGGAGCCCTAACGCAAGAGCGTTGAGGTGGAGCATCGCATTGATGATCATGACGCCTTTGAGTGGCGGGACTGACAATCCTCGCGCGCAAAGTTAAGGCATTTTATGATAGGAAGTTTGCTGGTCATTGTAGGTCATCCGGTACGATTTGGCTGGATGCGACACCTGAACAACCTGTGACCATCCCGCTTATCAAAAATGCGCTGGCTGCGCTGCTGCATGTGAATGTAAATGCCATCGAGTGTTGGTTTCTGCGCAGAACTGAGCCCTTTGCGCCTAATCGGCTCAGTTCTGCGGCGAAACCAACATCGACTCACCATCTACAGTCGATGCCTTGACGAAGATGGCAGCGCCGGGCGCGGCTTGGCTGACAATAGCTGCAGCGCTTGGAGCAGCAGCGTCATGAACATGGCGGGCAACTCTGCCTTTCGGGCGCCGCAGTGTCTATTCCGCATGACGCTCATCGCTTCATCTGTTTTCTGCCTTGAACGTGCGGCTATGATGGTTGCTGAACGGCAGCCACCTGATGAATGCGCCTACAGCCAATTTTCGCCTGCGGCACCATTGCGGCTCTTCTCGGCCGGTGCCAAATAGTCTGATGACAGACGAACAACAGCCAGCGCCCGACGGTGTGCAGATGCAGCTTTCTCCAGAGGAAGCCCTTGTCCTCTTTGGTTTGCTCTCGCGGTGGTGCGAAGAAGGCAGCGCGCCTACGCCAGAAGCATCGTGCTTTGAAAGCACTGCTGAAGGCGCGGTGCTACACGGGTTGTTGGCCGATCTGGAGACGCAGTTGGCTGCCCATTCAAGGCAGATTACAGCGACCTCCTAAAAGAAGCTTGAAACCACCTGCAAGCATCTTGGGACTATCCGACGTTGAGGGGCTAGATTCTCGAAGCGTTCGGCGCCGTGGCTTCAATCCGTCGTGGAGCGAAGATCAGGCGTATCAGAGTTCCGTCACTCGCCGCGGCGCTAATCGCCGTTGCGATCAACCGGAGTGGTCCGCGCGCGATAAGGCCGTCTGGCGGAGGGCGTTCTCCGGGGCCTGCATCGATAAAGGCTGAACACTCTTGATCTGAGTTCAGCATTGCTATGAATGATGTCGCGACGATTGCTTCACCACAAGCGGCACATCGGAGAATGTACGAGCCGAAATGTATGACAGATTCTGTTTCATCCAATCCGCACGACGTGCAGGCGAGCAAATTGTTCATCTGGAATTCTACCCGAACAGATCTGATGGCAAGCTATGAAGCGGCAGCCGAAGCGACCGCGATAACGAGCAGCAATGCCCCATCCACTTGAAGTGACGAACCAACGGTAGCCGGCTTGCCGGATTTTTCGACAACGGCAGATAACCAAAGCCCATGGACGTCATCCATAGGCCGGCTCGAAACATGACGAATTCGTCTATATAGGCCGGGATCTTCGCTCTCCCGCTTTCGACGCATTGCGCTAAGTTGGCCCGCCTGTCGATGGCTTCCTGCCGATGGCAACGGGTATAGGCATGACCGGTTATGTCGGCGGAACACCGTCGCTTTGTGCGTTGTCGGGCTGCTCCAGAGGCTTGATGCGAGTGACACCCCAAAAACCTTTCAGCAGGATACCGGTCAAAACGATAACTCCAAAACTCATCAGCAGGTTATACAAGGTCATGGGCTTTTCCGCGCTTGCTGTACCCTAAGCAATATCTGCTTGCCTGGTCGCATATGGCAAGCGGATAGTACGTCGTCGCAAAATTCGAGCTCTCAGCGCTGACGGCGGCGACTTCGGACGGCTAGGTTCGAATGACGGAGATCGGCTTGGTTTCCTGAATCACATAAAGGCCGTTTAGGTCGAGTTCGTGGGGTCGACCAGGACAACGGATTGCTGCCCGTTGCTCGATACTCTTACGAATGAATAGGCATTGGTAGTCGCATGGTTGGCCAGCAGCAGAGACGTGTCAAATATTACAGCGAGACGAGAGGCGCTCTCGAGGATGTCTGGATGTTCCAAGGGCTCGGACAGATAGATAGTGATGAGCTGAGAGTAGGGATCGACGCTTCCGGGCTCGACCACACAGGTAACCGGAAGGGAGCCAATCTCGTTGATAATGTGGACGATTGCAACACGATCACAAGAAATCGCGAGCATCGCTGCCATTCTACGCTGCAGCCTTTCGATCCTCGATCGGTCTCTCTAAAACCGCGTCAAACCAGATCATTGCCGATACCTACAATTCCGCTTTCGCCGTTTCAAAAGCAGTTGGCGTCATCGGAACTAGGACGCCGAACGTCCTTCGACAGGTGCAGGCTGGCCGAGAGTCGCTAGTCTGTGTGGCAACAGGCAGAGCACTGCATCGAGCCACTCTTTCGCCTTGAATGGAATCGAACCGCTGTTACGTGATGGGCTCGCCTACTCACGCGCTGGCAACAGCCCGGACATTGCGTCAAATTTCGTATGGCACTCGGATGTCCGGCATTTCACCAGGGAAATCCTTCGTATTTCGGGTAATCAGCAACATCGAGTGAACATTGGCCGTTGCCCAGATGATGGCATCTGGAAGCTTGATACGATGAAGTTGTCGCAGAGAAACTGCTCGTTCGGCTATGGCGTTATCGACAGCGATGACTGCAAAGCCGGCCAGGAAAGCGCGCGTTCCGATTGCCACCTCAGGCTTGGCACCGACGAGAACCTCCATCCAGGTGATAATGCTAATCGCCTTTTCGGGATATCTCCTCAGTTCGTCTCGCGCTTGTGGAACTGCGTTGAGATAATCAATCAAGACATTAGTGTCGAACAGAGACTTTACCATTCGCGGCGCATGTTTTCCTGATAGGCCAAACCATCGATCTTTCGATCGCCCCAGAGCCCGAACGCTTCTGCTTCGATATCGGCATTGTTCCTAGCCAGGAAGTCATTGATCGCCTTTCGGATCAGCGCTGCTCTCGACATTTTTTCCCGCTGTGCCAGCCGGTCCAGCGCTTTGACTTCTGGGTCGCCGATATCTACCAACGTTCTCATGAGATAAGCTCCGATATATGATATCGGCAGTATATATCATCGCTAGCGGAATCTCAATGATTCACTAGACGTCAGGGACGGAACCCTGCATCATTTCGTCAACAGGCGCGGTGTTGGAAGTGGGTGGATCCTGAGGACTATCCTGTTTGGCTCCTACGCCAAGGGTGGCTGGGTGGATGAACCCTTTTCCCAACGAGGGGCTATGGGCGGATTTCGACCGCTGATCATCGTCAACAACAGGAAGCTCTGCGAGTACGCCGAGTATTGGTATAAGGCTGCCGACCGTCTGAGGACGGTGGTCGTCGGAGTTTTTCGGCAGCTTATTGATGTGCGACTTGGGAAGCTGCTGCCATCAATTCTTCGGGACTCGGCGCCCGGCATATATTCTGGCCTTCCTCTTCGGCTTCTGTGAAACTCCAGCGCACAGTGCCTTCCCGATCAAGCAGGAACTCCCCGATAAGCGGCATGTGACCGGCGATCATAATCTGCCGGTCGGCCGCCGTAATTTCATACCAGTCCTTTTTCTCAAGAAAGTCGCCCGCCGCAGCCGGGTTCATCGGCACGGGCAACTCGCCCGGCAGATCGATCCGCATTGCCATCACCGCGTCCATACCGAGCTTGTGCGGCCATTCGGTTTCATTCTCCGTGAACTCGACGATGGGTAGACCAAAGGCGCGATGCGAAGCCCCCTCCGGGTCGGATGCGCTAAGAAGGTCGGGTAGCGGATGGTAACGGAAGTAGAGCCGCGCCCGCTCGACCGGCGTCTTGACCACGGCGAGACATTCGATGCCTTTCTCCTTCAGGGCCGGGTTGAGTTGCGCCATCGCCGAGACATGACGCCGGCAGAACGGACAGTGCAGGCCTCGAAACAAACCGATCAGTAACGGGCTACGGCCTCGAAAATCATTAAGCGCGATCTTGCCTTCGCGCGAGATCGCGTCGAATACAACATTCGGTGCCCGGTCGCCCGGCTGCAGCGGGCGGTCGACACTACTCCGGGACATGAACAACCTCCTGGCCTGGGATCAGCAAAAAGCAGCACATCCAGCGCTCTGGGGCTCGAGTCCCGTGGGAGCAAACTCCCTACGCCGGGGCAAAGTAGCTTTCGGCCATATTGCCGACGTCGAGATTGAGCCTTGCCTATCATAGCACGGAAAAGCGTCTGCGGGCGAACATTCAGGCTGGTCAGCAATCCGCAGCGTGCCATGTCCTCTGCGAGATCTTCGATCAGAGCCTGTACCCGATGATGACGCCGTAAAATGTCGCCCTCCCCCGTTCGCCTTGCGCGAGCGCGCCGATGTTCCAAACGGCCTTACGCGACGCTTCAGTGCCGGCGGGCCGCCAAGGAACGGCGATGCAAACTGCTCTATCCATCTAAGGTTCGCGCCAATAAAGTGGCGGTTGACAGTTGAGCAGCATGGAATCGCCGAATTCATGTGCACGGTAACCGCATGCAGTTAGAGCGGTGGAGGCACTGGCGAGGAAGCCGTCGTCGGCGAAGGCGCGCAACAGCTCGAAATGGCTTTCGCCGGGCTGGTGGACGCCAGTGAGAACCGCATCGACGACGCGGAGCGGAGTGCCACATGCGATGCGCCCTGTCGCAATACCATCTCCGGCACGCACGCTGCCATCGGGATTGGCGGCTGCTTCAAGTGCGCGCACGACGCTGGTGCCGATCGCGATGATGCGGCTGCCCCTGAGCTGCGCCCGCGCTACCTGCGCCACGGTACATTCAGGGATGTGGTACGGCTCGTCGAAGGGAAGGCGCGAGTCGAGCGCGGGATCGCCGGTGGAAGAAATCCCCGCGGCATGCGTGAGTGTTGCAAAACCGATCTCGCGCCGACGCCAAGCTTGCAGTGTGCGCCAGTCGAGCGCGAAGGAAGCCGATGGCGCCTCGAACGCGACCGGCCGGGCGGCGATTCTCGTCCAAACATCCCACAGTGCCAGCGGCTCGGGAACATGCGCGTATTGAATCGGCCTGCCATGCTGCGCCAGTCCTGCAAACATGGCTGCTCGGGTGCCTTCGAAGCTGAGCTCGACAAGGCGAGGATGGTCGAGAACGCGCTCGACCCTGGCTTCAAGTGGGCCGAGCTGGAGGCGATCGCCTGATGACAGCGCAGGCGGCGGCAGCCGATCTTCCGTGCGGGTGCGGTGATCACCAGAGCCGAAGACGATCGCAAGGAAGCGGACTGGAGCGGAAGCTGACAGCCAGCCGGCCAAGCGGATCTCGATTGTCTTTCCACATCGGAGATGCGTGCCGTGCAGGCTGGCAGGCAAGGTTGCGGCATCGTTGGCGACAACCAGATCGCCAGGATCGAATAACATCCCGAGGTTAGCCCGCGGCAGGTCGCGCATCCTGCCGTCCGCCTCCACGACGAGCAGCCTGGCCGATTGCCGATCGAGGCGATCAGCGGCGATCACGCGTGGGCTCCGGCGGTAAGCGCATCGTGACTCGGCAACGCGTCGAGCATCTTCTCGATGATTTCGGCAGCGGCCAGCTTCGGATATTTCAAGGCCGACCGATCGGCGTCCGGTAGCGCCAGCGCGTGCAGCGGGGTGTCCATGTCGCCAGGATCGGGGGCAAGAAACCTTATTCCATCTCCTTTCGCCTCCGCGTCCCAAATCGCCGTCAGATGGGCAAGCGCTGCCTTGCTCGCGCCGTATGCGCCCCAGCCGGGATAGGCGTTGACCGCCGCGTCGCTGGAGATGTTGATCACCAGCGCGCCGCGGCCCTCGCGCGCCGACGTGGCAAGCGCACCGAACAGGGCTTTCGTCAGCCGGAAGGCGCCGAGAACGTTGACTACGAGGGCCGCTTCCAGCTCCTCGCAGTCCGTGTCGGCAAGAAGCGCCAGAGGCACAGGACCGAGGCTCGATGCATTGTTGATCAGGACGTCGACGCCGCCAAGATTGGCACTGATCTGCATCGCGATCGGATAGATGTCTTCCTTCTTGCCGATATCGGCGACAATGCCAAACGCGCCCGTCTCGGCTGCGATGCGTTCGACATTGGCGGCGGTGCGGGCGACGAAGGCAACGCTCGCACCCTTCTCGGCAAGCTGCCGCACAAGCGCCAGTCCGAGGCCGGAAGTGCCGCCGGTGATCCCTACGCGAAGTCCTTGAAGATCGATATTCGCCTGCATTGCGGTGCTCCTTCAATGGGTACGCCTAACTGCTACAAGTTCAAGTTAACTTGAAGTTAAGAGAGCTTCGTGCTTTTATTTATGCATGGATCCGATGCTGACCATCACCGACGTGTCGCGGCGCAGCGGCGTTGCCTCATCGGCTCTGCGCTTCTATGAGGAGCGTGGGTTGATCGCATCCGAGCGCGCCGGCTCGGGACATCGACGCTACCACCGGTCTGCATTGCGGCGGATCGCTTTCATCGTCTTTGCACAGCGGATCGGGTTGACGCTTGAGGAGATCGGCGCCGAGCTCGCCAAGCTGCCGGTCGATCGCGTACCGTCACGTCGGGATTGGTCGCGGTTGTCGAGCGTGTGGGCAAAACGTATCGACCAACGCATAGCCGAGTTACAGCGCCTGCGGTCCGGTCTTGGCGAATGCATCGGTTGCGGCTGCCTGTCGATCGACCGATGTCGCTTGGCGAACCCTGCCGACGTGGCAGGGCGCAAAGGCCCGGGGGCGAGATATTGGCTGGGGTGAATGAGCCTGGATTTCGGATTTAGCCGCTACAGTCCGCCGCAGGCGATCTCCGAGTGTTTGTTACGAATTTCCGAAGGTCTCGGTTCACCATCTCCCGAACTTCATAGGAAGCCTCGGGGCGCTCAACCGAGGCCCTTTCTGCCGTCCGGTATTCCAGAAGAGAAATTACGCCAAAACCGAAATATCGGGACAGTTGGCTCCATTGACTGGGCGGCACCTTTTTGCAGTTTGATCGCCTTGAACGGAATCGAGCCTGAGGCCCATTCGTCGCCGCTGAATTTCCAAGAATGCTTGGCTCTGGAGCCTGCAGCGAATTCCCAGGCGCTAACTCCACAACGCCGAGATTGGCACGGCGGATAGGCGTTCTCCGAACGGGATCACCTTGTCATGGTCGTACAAGACCATGCCCGAAACAAACCGTTCTCTGGATGCTTCGGCCAAAATTCGCAATCCAGAAAAATCGGAATTCGTGACGGATGCTGCCGCTTTGATCTCGATACCGACAATCCGCCCTCGCATGTCTTCGATGACGATATCGACTTCATTCTGCTGCTTGTCACGAAAATGCGAAAACTCAAATCGGGTATGTGCGGCGCTGGCGAGTTTAAGGATCTCCCCAAAAACGAAAGTCTCCAGCAACGCCCCGAACTGCCCCCTATCGTCCCGGAGTCGGTAGAGAGAGAGGTCACGAAGAGATGCGAGAAGACCAGAATCGAGGAAATGTATTTTCGGAGTCTTGGTCAGGCGTTTCAGTTTGTTGGAAAACCAGGGTTGAACGGTTCGGGCGAGGAACAGGCTCTCGAATATGCCAACGTATTTCTGCGTTGTGATGTGGTTCATCCCGATGGCGGCGCCAATTCCGGAGTAGTTCACGAGTTGTCCCGAATGCTCCGCCAGGATGCGCAGCAAGCGCGGCATTTGCGCAATTTGCTCGATTTGCGCGACATCGCGAACGTCGCGTTGAACGATCGCTTGGATATAATCCGCATACCAGTCCTGTCTGCGGCTCAAGGTTTTGCGGCTCAATGCCTCGGGATATCCACCGGCCAGGACCGCAGCCATCAGGTCGTCGCCGACGATGGGTTCTCCGCCCTTAGCTTCATTATGAAAGGCGTCGCGCAGGAAGTTGCCGCTGCCGGCGGTTCTGATCTCGCTTTGTGCAAGCGGCAGCAATCGAACGACTTCCATGCGCTTTGCGAGCGAATCCGCCACGCGTGGCAACGTCATGAGATTGGCGGAACCAGTCAGGAGGAAACGCCCCAGGCGCTGGTCAGTATCCACACTTTCCTTGATCGCCAGCAATAGCTCAGGAGCGCGCTGAATCTCATCGATAATGGCGCGATCTATACGTCTTACAAAGCCAACCGGATCCTGTCGCGCTGCCCCCAAGGTCGTCGCATTGTCCAGCGTGTAATACTCCATCTGCTCGTTGGCGATCTTCTTCGCCAGAGTCGTTTTTCCTGATTGTCGGGGGCCAACGACCAGCACGACTCGCGTGTCTGACATAGCGTCGGCCACGCGTTGCTCAACGAGCCTTGGATATAGCGCCACAACTTCATTCCTGTGATGACTATTTGAAATTATGGTGATGACCGATTGAAAGTCAATGCGTGACTATTTGAAATCTACATGGCGGCTGATTGAAACGAGAGACCAGAAGTAAGTGGCCTGCAAAGACCCGTACACCTTCGATTTTCTCGCTCTCGGCCCGGCGCCCAGAGCGTGAACGCTACAGCAGGCACTCGCATCGAAAGCTCTCGTCGTGTCAGCGAGACAGGAACGTTCTAGTCAGATTGCTTCGTGCAGTAATGTCAAGATTACTGAGGTTTGCTGACAAGCTGCGAGTCGAGCATCGCTAACGTATCAGCTGCGACAGGCATGTAATCGATCCTAGCACAAAGGGCAGTCCCAATAAGGGCCTTAGTAGACGTCGTACCGGCCGTCTCGCCGCCTGGCCGTATTCGAACTGCGGGCCTTTACTTAAGCCGATAGCCAAAAACGCCTTCAAGTGCAGAGTGAGCGGTGGAGAGTCGGTCCGACGTCGCAGCCCTCATCCGGCACTCACGTCCCGCCTTTTGCGGGCAAGCTCTTTCACTAGCCATCTCGTCCCAACTTACCCCAGCGAATCCCCCGGCTGCGGGATCGAGATAATCACGAGGCGGTTGCAGTTCCTCCAGGCTCACAGTCCGGCGGGTCAAGGCCACGATTATGAAAGTTTCACCGCCCCAACCTGACCAATGTTTGTCAACCAGCGGGATGCCGTCGGAAGTGAGACATTGCCTCAGGCCAGCGTCGGCTGAATTCGGCGTCCGGTCAAACCATGCGCAATCTTCGCCAAGGATCAGATCACGCTTTTCCATGTCCATCATGCCATACGCATCTCGAAAGCTCTTCAAGAACGACCCTGGGTTCCTCGGCGAGCGGACAGCTTCGAACCTACGCGCTCTGCTGGATGCGGATTACTAGAACCGGCTACAAAGAATAACGAAATCTTGATCGGCGATAACGTTATCGGATCGCCGCTTCGGCCCTATTTCCCAGCAGTTACGCTGACATGCGGGCATCGATGGGGAGGGTAGGATGCTTCAGATTCGCAAATCATTGACAGCCGTGGCTGCCGTCATCGTGGTTGCCGTGTCGTTATCGTCCTGCACGACCAGTTCAAGCGATCGGATTCAGACCGGTTCGGTCGGATATGGTAGTGCCGACTTTTCGCTCCGGCCTGCCTGCCGCGACGGATTCGGCAACGATCGTCCCTGCAGCTATTAGCGACCGACCGAACGACGTTTCGGTCATCTGTTGGTCCGTTGATCCGCGTGGCTGATCTTCGACAAGGAGACTGTTCCTCAGCAGGAAAGCAATCACCGGCAGCCTTCGAGCGCCGCTTTTCCCAGGCTCTGGTCTGCCTTGGATTGGCCTAGGGTATTCCTTCGAAAACTCTTACGGGAAGATCTGGAAAGTGATAGCCGATAGACAGGTGCGCGCTTTGATACAAAAAATTGCTTGAAGAGCCCATTTGGAAAATACTTGGCGACGGAACCAGCGAATAAGTATGCCAGCGAAATGTTGCTCTAGGAAAGACAGTCATGCGGTATCTTCGGTCAGGGCCGCGTCGGCTTCACGCGCAGGAGACAGGCCCCGCGCGCGCCAAAACGGTGGGTCTGAGGTCGGGGGAAATCGCCGACCGGAATATTCGCGTCATTCTGGAAGCCATCCGCCGGCATGGGCCGCTGACGCGGACGGAGCTTGGGCGCCATAGCGGGCTGACCGGGCCGGGCATCACCAATATCCTGCGTCGGCTCGCCGAAGAAAAGCTCGTGACGTCGAACCGGCGCAACGGACTCGGCGGTGGGGCGACTGCCACGGAATTCGCGCTGCGGCCGGAGGGCGCGTTTTCGATCGGCGTCAAGCTTCGCCGGACGCGCGGCGAGATCGTGCTGATCGATCTCAGCGGTCAGGTGCATGACCGGGTCTATTTCGGCGTCGAGCCGGAAGACGGGGTAGGCGCGGTGCATGCGGCGGTCAGGGACATCATCGATCGGCATGCGACATTGCCGATCGTCGGGCTCGGGATCGCCGCCAACGATTGGAGCGATGCCCGCAGCGAGCAGCTTGCGGCGATGGCGACGATCCCACGCATCTACGTCGAAAACGAATGCACGGCGAGCCTGCTTGCCGAGCGCACGATCGGCAGCGCCATGCCGGAGGGTGGGCTCGCGATGATCATCATCGACGACGACGTTCAGGCGGGCTTCCTCATCAGGGGGATTCCCTATTCCGGGGTGCACGGGCGGGCGGGCAGCATCGGCGAAATGCTGACCGGGCCCGATAGTGTCCAGCTGAACACCGTCGTCGGTTTCGATTCCCTGCGCTCACGCATCGGCGACGAGGACTTCGCGCGCCTGCTCAAGGGCGAGGAGTTCTCCTCGCCGTTGCTGTCGCAGTGGATCCGCGACGCCGCCGGCCATCTGCTCGACCCGATCATCGCCATGGCCGGCTTCATCGCCCCGAGCGTGGTCATGATCGGCGGCGACCTGCCGCAGGGCGTCATCGAAGCGCTGATCCATCAGCTTTCCGTCGAGCGGCGTGACACCTCGACCAGGCCGCTGCTGACGCCC
This genomic interval carries:
- a CDS encoding eukaryotic translation initiation factor eIF-2-beta/eIF-5 family protein, with product MNNLLACTSCGLDETESVIHFGSYILRCAACGEAIVATSFIAMLNSDQECSAFIDAGPGERPPPDGLIARGPLRLIATAISAAASDGTLIRLIFAPRRIEATAPNASRI
- a CDS encoding type II toxin-antitoxin system VapC family toxin; protein product: MVKSLFDTNVLIDYLNAVPQARDELRRYPEKAISIITWMEVLVGAKPEVAIGTRAFLAGFAVIAVDNAIAERAVSLRQLHRIKLPDAIIWATANVHSMLLITRNTKDFPGEMPDIRVPYEI
- a CDS encoding ribbon-helix-helix domain-containing protein; translated protein: MRTLVDIGDPEVKALDRLAQREKMSRAALIRKAINDFLARNNADIEAEAFGLWGDRKIDGLAYQENMRREW
- a CDS encoding redoxin domain-containing protein; this translates as MSRSSVDRPLQPGDRAPNVVFDAISREGKIALNDFRGRSPLLIGLFRGLHCPFCRRHVSAMAQLNPALKEKGIECLAVVKTPVERARLYFRYHPLPDLLSASDPEGASHRAFGLPIVEFTENETEWPHKLGMDAVMAMRIDLPGELPVPMNPAAAGDFLEKKDWYEITAADRQIMIAGHMPLIGEFLLDREGTVRWSFTEAEEEGQNICRAPSPEELMAAASQVAHQ
- a CDS encoding S-adenosylmethionine:tRNA ribosyltransferase-isomerase yields the protein MIAADRLDRQSARLLVVEADGRMRDLPRANLGMLFDPGDLVVANDAATLPASLHGTHLRCGKTIEIRLAGWLSASAPVRFLAIVFGSGDHRTRTEDRLPPPALSSGDRLQLGPLEARVERVLDHPRLVELSFEGTRAAMFAGLAQHGRPIQYAHVPEPLALWDVWTRIAARPVAFEAPSASFALDWRTLQAWRRREIGFATLTHAAGISSTGDPALDSRLPFDEPYHIPECTVAQVARAQLRGSRIIAIGTSVVRALEAAANPDGSVRAGDGIATGRIACGTPLRVVDAVLTGVHQPGESHFELLRAFADDGFLASASTALTACGYRAHEFGDSMLLNCQPPLYWREP
- a CDS encoding SDR family NAD(P)-dependent oxidoreductase, yielding MQANIDLQGLRVGITGGTSGLGLALVRQLAEKGASVAFVARTAANVERIAAETGAFGIVADIGKKEDIYPIAMQISANLGGVDVLINNASSLGPVPLALLADTDCEELEAALVVNVLGAFRLTKALFGALATSAREGRGALVINISSDAAVNAYPGWGAYGASKAALAHLTAIWDAEAKGDGIRFLAPDPGDMDTPLHALALPDADRSALKYPKLAAAEIIEKMLDALPSHDALTAGAHA
- the soxR gene encoding redox-sensitive transcriptional activator SoxR; this translates as MDPMLTITDVSRRSGVASSALRFYEERGLIASERAGSGHRRYHRSALRRIAFIVFAQRIGLTLEEIGAELAKLPVDRVPSRRDWSRLSSVWAKRIDQRIAELQRLRSGLGECIGCGCLSIDRCRLANPADVAGRKGPGARYWLG
- a CDS encoding ATP-binding protein — encoded protein: MALYPRLVEQRVADAMSDTRVVLVVGPRQSGKTTLAKKIANEQMEYYTLDNATTLGAARQDPVGFVRRIDRAIIDEIQRAPELLLAIKESVDTDQRLGRFLLTGSANLMTLPRVADSLAKRMEVVRLLPLAQSEIRTAGSGNFLRDAFHNEAKGGEPIVGDDLMAAVLAGGYPEALSRKTLSRRQDWYADYIQAIVQRDVRDVAQIEQIAQMPRLLRILAEHSGQLVNYSGIGAAIGMNHITTQKYVGIFESLFLARTVQPWFSNKLKRLTKTPKIHFLDSGLLASLRDLSLYRLRDDRGQFGALLETFVFGEILKLASAAHTRFEFSHFRDKQQNEVDIVIEDMRGRIVGIEIKAAASVTNSDFSGLRILAEASRERFVSGMVLYDHDKVIPFGERLSAVPISALWS
- a CDS encoding ROK family transcriptional regulator, with product MRYLRSGPRRLHAQETGPARAKTVGLRSGEIADRNIRVILEAIRRHGPLTRTELGRHSGLTGPGITNILRRLAEEKLVTSNRRNGLGGGATATEFALRPEGAFSIGVKLRRTRGEIVLIDLSGQVHDRVYFGVEPEDGVGAVHAAVRDIIDRHATLPIVGLGIAANDWSDARSEQLAAMATIPRIYVENECTASLLAERTIGSAMPEGGLAMIIIDDDVQAGFLIRGIPYSGVHGRAGSIGEMLTGPDSVQLNTVVGFDSLRSRIGDEDFARLLKGEEFSSPLLSQWIRDAAGHLLDPIIAMAGFIAPSVVMIGGDLPQGVIEALIHQLSVERRDTSTRPLLTPWISPMRPASFSGGVALGAALLPFLNTLLLPPASA